A window of Variovorax sp. HW608 genomic DNA:
CCGTATAGGTATAGCCCCTCATCGAGACACTTTCCTCGATAAAAGGAAGGGCCGAGCATGAGCACAGTGACTTGTGGGAAATTCTCAGGTAGTCCTCCGTCCCATCGCGGGACTTCAGTTTTCGATTTTTGAAGAGCTGTATCTTCCCAGGTTGATTCCCCTTGGGCATCCGCCAGGCGTTGTGATAGATCTCCGGCCTGTCCTCCTCGTAAAGGCGCTCGCCTTGAAAGACCTCTTCCAACACCTTGCTGTGGTTGTAGTAGATCTTCGACAGTCCATTGAAGTGGGACTTGTAGATCATCGATGTCAAGTATCGGGTCATCGGATTGACCGCCAGCACATCGTTCAGGACCCAGTTGTTGAATTCCTGGTGCGTCCAGCGGCTTGAGTCCCCAAGGATTTTCAACCAGTTGAAAAGACTTGCGCGGATTTGCGCTGGCAGCACCAGGTCCGACCATTTGTTTGTCTTCAATGCAGGAAATTCGGCCCAAGCTCTCCAGAGTGCCGGGCAGTTGGTGCCAAACCCTTTGTTGATGGGAAACCATTCGTAGGATCGGTCGTCTCGAAAGCAGTACGTCTCGAAGAACTCGTACGTCTGCTTGGCCCGGTCCGGACCTGAGCGGGTGTTGTACACAATCCCGACCCAGGCACCAATGCATGAGAGGGCATAGACGTCGAACTCGATACCCTCCCTTTCCAATACGGAGAGGACACCGATGTGGATGCCCGCGGCGGGCCCTCCCCCGGCCAGCGTGATGGCGCGCTTTTTCTTCTTCGTCATGGATTCCTCCTTCTCAATGGGGATCCGTCCGCGCACGAGCCGCTGGCGGCCATGTCACTTTCAATTTATTGTGCGGCAGTTGCCGGAGAAAATCGTGATCCGAATCGACGAATGGACTCCCCTCTTCCCCAATATTGGGGAGGTCTCTGCAAGGTTGCGGCGCGCCAGCGCGAACGAAGCATCAAACACATCGGACCTGATTGGGCGCATCTTCGACAGGCTTGCAAAGATGGGGCCGCCAGGCCCACCCGCAGCGGCCCAGCTCTTCTTGGACGAAGGTTTGCGCTGGATTCGCGTGGGGTTCAAAGGTGTCGGGCCTCTGGAGCCATTGAGCGTCGAAATTGTCGGGAAGGTCATCGCGTCTTGCGTGCCGCGAGGGGAAAAGCTGTACTTCCACGCATTGAGACCGTACGACCTGCTGTTCTTCCTTGAAGGCGGCGACGTCGATTCCATCGGCGCGCCCCCGAAGGACTATGGCATGCCACTGGCAGATGTCCTGACGGCCTGGCGAATCAAATCTTGAGCATGGCGGCCGCGCCGTATTCACATCGCGGCAATTCGAAGCCGTGAATGCGCGCGAGTTCGGTGGCAGCCTGAAGCGCCTGGCTCGCACATTCAACGTGACCGGAGAGGTACAGGGCGTGCGACCAGATCAGCGTGCCGAACGCTTTCTCTGCATGCGCACCTCCTTGGTCATGCAAGTGAATCGCCTTGTCGAACAGGGCCTTCGCGGGTTCCGGATCTCCGCCCGCCTTGACGCTGGAGATCGCCTTGACGCGCCAAGCGATCGCCTCGGCAAAGTGACCGCCTATTCTCTTGGCCACCGCGATTGCCTCATCTGCAGCGGCATTGGCGCGCACATGATCCCCCCGAAAGCACGCAATCTCGGCTTCGATGGCTGGAAGGTAGTCAAGCAAGGACCACTCGCCGTCTGCGACCTTGACCAGCAACTGACGAGCCTCGGCAAGCGATGCGATCGCTTCATCGAAGCGGCTCGATCTGGCCAAGCAAAGCGCAAGGAAAACCAGGCCGTGCCACCCTAGATACGGCATCGAATGAAGTCGGCTGATTTCCACGCATTGCCTCGCATCAGAGACCGCTTCGTCGAGTCGACGGACAGACATGTACGCATGGCTGCGCCAGATGTAGGCGCCCCCCAGGTAGATCGGAGATTGGAAATGCTCGGCCTCCTGGACCGATCGATGGCCGAACCGGAGGCCATCATCGCCAGGGCCCATCTGGCAACAGGCATAGGAAATCCATCCCAGTCCCGAGATGTAGTCGATCAGGCTGCCAGCACTCTTGTATGCGTCGACATTGCCCTCGTGGATGAACTCCAGGGTCTCCCTGAACAGGCCTTGACAACAAAGGTTCATACTGTAGGCCGAACCCGGCTTCATTTCGACCAACTGCGATTTGACTTCGCGGCCAAGTCTCCTGATCTCCTCGAAGATTCGCCTGGCTTCGGAGTAGCGGCTCGAGTAGAGATGGGCACGTCCCTCCTGGAACAGGATGGCCGACATCGTTGCCGCGTCGCACGTTGCTTCATCGGCCTGCGCCAACCTCCTTGCGAGTGCGCCCAGTTCCATGAGTTTTTTGGGAAGGATCGCGAAGCGCCCGACCTCCATCATGCCCAGAATGATGTTGATGTGCCTCCTGGCGTTCTGTCTGGTCTGATCGAGCGTTGCAATGAGCGCCTGCGCGCGCGAAAAGTAGGACAGCGCCTCCGCGATGGCCACCATCCGGGTCGATGCGAGACCCGCCTCGTACAGGTAATCGACCTCCTTGTCGGGGAGATTGGCCTCCTGGCAGTGATGCGCCATGAGGCCCGCCTCGTGGCGCGCGATCTCGGGATGAGAGGTCTCGATGACCTGCACGATCCGCGCATGCAGGGCCCGGCGATCGCTCTTGAGTTGCCCGTCGTAGGCCGCCTGCTGGATCAGTGCGTGCTTGAAGAAGAATTCGGCCGCCGGAGGCACACCGCGGCGGTACAGCAATTGCGCCTCGACCAGGCGATCGAGGGCGGCCGTCAGTCGGCCTTGCGGGTTCCCGGAAACCTCGGCCAGCAGCGAGAATGTGAATTCCCGACCGAGAGCACTTGCGACGCGCGCAACTTCCTTCGCATCGCTCAATCGATCCAGTCTGGCCAGCAGGCTGTCACGCAGTGTTGACGGAATTTCCAGTTCGGGAACTGGGCCGTCCAGGACGAGGGCGTTACCTTCGCTTCTCAGGATGCCCGACTCGAGCACTGTGGCCGTCAGTTCCTCGACGAACAGCGGAACGCCGTCCGTCTTGGACTGGATGAGTTCGACGATGACCGCGGGCAAGGTCTTGCCGTGGCACGTGCTGCGCATCAGCTTCTCCGCGTCTGCACGCTGCAGGGGCTCGAGACGAATGTCGGTCACGGGCTCTGCATGGCCCCAATCCTGTCTTTGTGGGGGACGCGAGGTCATCAATGCCATGAAGGGTCTGCGGCGCATGCGTTGAAACAAAATCTTCAGGAAGTCCACCGTTGCGCCATCCATCCAGTGGTAGTCCTCGATCATGAGTAGAACGACAGCGGATTCGCTGTGCCGCTCGAAGTACTGCAGCAGCACCTCTCTCGTCAGGTCTCGCTTTCGGTCTGGCGGCATCGGCGGTAGCGGTTCCGTACCCGAGACCGACGACCCCAGGAGCTCAGCCGTCAGGGCGAGATCAAGGGGAGTGGCTACGGCGCCGAGCCAGGTCGCAAGGTGCGTTCGATTGGCTTCACCATCGCTTCCGCTGATGCGGGCCTCCCGGCGGATCCATGAGACCAAGGGGTGCAAGGGTGTGGTGATCTGGTTCGGTGAGCACTGCATGAGCACGGTCAATCCCGAGGATCGGCCAAACCGCTCGGATGCGGTTCGTAGAAGTCGGGATTTGCCGATGCCGGCTTCACCGAGGATCGTCGCGATGCTGCAGCGGCCACGCTGCGCTTCGCCCCAGCATTTCTGGAGGGCATTCAGTTCGGCTTCACGACCGACACACTCGTGGATCTCCGTCCTGTGCGCTTCGTATCGAAGGCTGGAAAGCGATTCCCCCACGACCTTCCAAACGCGCACCGGCTTGTCCAGCCCCTTGAGTTGGTGCATCCCCATGTCGGCATAGACGAACACGCCGCCCGCGAGCCGCCTGGTGTCGTCAGCCACAACCATGCTGCCTGCCGTTGCCAACCCCTGGATGCGCGACGCAAGATTCGGAGCGAGCCCGGTGGCGGCATGATGTCCGGCAAACCCACTGCCCACCATGTCACTGATCAGTGACATCCCGGTGGCAATTCCGATCCTCACGTTGACTTGGCTTGCTCCGATGAGGTGGGTCTTACCCCACGTCTCGAGGATCGTCAGGCCTGCGCGAATCGCGCACTCGGCCGCATCTTCTGATGCCGTTGGATAGCCGAAGTAGGCAAGGATCCCATCGCCGACCAGTCTCGCAATGAAGCCGCCCGTCTCCTCGATGAGGCTGCAGCAGGAGGAGTAGTAGGCATGGATGAGGCTTCGCAGGTCATCGAGATCCAGCCGTGCCGACAATTCCGTCGAACCCACCAGGTCGCAGAACATCACAGTGATCTGGCGGCGTTCGCCGTGCTCGGCCGACTCGACGGGCGGGTCAGATGTCGGATCGCCGCCGGTTCCCTGGATCCGCCTCACAGCATCCAGCAGAATGCGACGGTGCCCCAGTGAGAGGCCCAGTTCCTTCAGATCCGCGTCGGACAGGCGTTTCAGGACATTGAACGTGACGTCGTTCTTCTCGAAGGTCCCAGCGTGCATGCCCAAGCCCAGCGAAGACAGCCACTCAGCGAGATCGTGGTCCTCAGAGGTCACCGGCGAACTCCTCCGGCACCTGGGGCCTGGCTCGAAGGTGCCAACGGTATCGTTTTTAGCGTAGGCAGCCTGAAAATGTAGGACGTGGCGACGTGCAACGCAAGGTCCTCCGTGCGGTTGCAGTTGCCTCGGCGCTCTTGACCTCTATCTGGCGACTATCCAAATAGTGAAGAAAGATTCACCGAAATGTGGCGCCACCCCATGGCTGAAGTGAGAGGCTTGCACACCTAGGATCTTGGTCAATATGTCCAAAGCACGGGCGCGGTTCTACCGGCATGAGGCTAAGCTGCGGCGCAACATCTGCGCGACCAGGACGGCGACGATGAAATGCCCCAGCATCCG
This region includes:
- a CDS encoding patatin-like phospholipase family protein, whose protein sequence is MTKKKKRAITLAGGGPAAGIHIGVLSVLEREGIEFDVYALSCIGAWVGIVYNTRSGPDRAKQTYEFFETYCFRDDRSYEWFPINKGFGTNCPALWRAWAEFPALKTNKWSDLVLPAQIRASLFNWLKILGDSSRWTHQEFNNWVLNDVLAVNPMTRYLTSMIYKSHFNGLSKIYYNHSKVLEEVFQGERLYEEDRPEIYHNAWRMPKGNQPGKIQLFKNRKLKSRDGTEDYLRISHKSLCSCSALPFIEESVSMRGYTYTEGALVDTVNFKNLLRDHPDLDEVWVNRIVDESEVRRPKDLAESLANLPQQFAAELGKADIKMFRQHLLNQSRMRPRVVEIPMNPDTEVTFDWNHANLKRGFSEGADAARRLLASDKQLSQDTVES
- a CDS encoding AAA family ATPase, with product MTSEDHDLAEWLSSLGLGMHAGTFEKNDVTFNVLKRLSDADLKELGLSLGHRRILLDAVRRIQGTGGDPTSDPPVESAEHGERRQITVMFCDLVGSTELSARLDLDDLRSLIHAYYSSCCSLIEETGGFIARLVGDGILAYFGYPTASEDAAECAIRAGLTILETWGKTHLIGASQVNVRIGIATGMSLISDMVGSGFAGHHAATGLAPNLASRIQGLATAGSMVVADDTRRLAGGVFVYADMGMHQLKGLDKPVRVWKVVGESLSSLRYEAHRTEIHECVGREAELNALQKCWGEAQRGRCSIATILGEAGIGKSRLLRTASERFGRSSGLTVLMQCSPNQITTPLHPLVSWIRREARISGSDGEANRTHLATWLGAVATPLDLALTAELLGSSVSGTEPLPPMPPDRKRDLTREVLLQYFERHSESAVVLLMIEDYHWMDGATVDFLKILFQRMRRRPFMALMTSRPPQRQDWGHAEPVTDIRLEPLQRADAEKLMRSTCHGKTLPAVIVELIQSKTDGVPLFVEELTATVLESGILRSEGNALVLDGPVPELEIPSTLRDSLLARLDRLSDAKEVARVASALGREFTFSLLAEVSGNPQGRLTAALDRLVEAQLLYRRGVPPAAEFFFKHALIQQAAYDGQLKSDRRALHARIVQVIETSHPEIARHEAGLMAHHCQEANLPDKEVDYLYEAGLASTRMVAIAEALSYFSRAQALIATLDQTRQNARRHINIILGMMEVGRFAILPKKLMELGALARRLAQADEATCDAATMSAILFQEGRAHLYSSRYSEARRIFEEIRRLGREVKSQLVEMKPGSAYSMNLCCQGLFRETLEFIHEGNVDAYKSAGSLIDYISGLGWISYACCQMGPGDDGLRFGHRSVQEAEHFQSPIYLGGAYIWRSHAYMSVRRLDEAVSDARQCVEISRLHSMPYLGWHGLVFLALCLARSSRFDEAIASLAEARQLLVKVADGEWSLLDYLPAIEAEIACFRGDHVRANAAADEAIAVAKRIGGHFAEAIAWRVKAISSVKAGGDPEPAKALFDKAIHLHDQGGAHAEKAFGTLIWSHALYLSGHVECASQALQAATELARIHGFELPRCEYGAAAMLKI